The Dermacentor albipictus isolate Rhodes 1998 colony chromosome 2, USDA_Dalb.pri_finalv2, whole genome shotgun sequence genome has a segment encoding these proteins:
- the LOC139055557 gene encoding uncharacterized protein, producing MIRAARQSAMPCCLFRAATLIVIAFLHLGAAASVARPAAKGSGSTPVFDAATDADNHVFARDPKRPARSGADGPEEFAGQERLASYTSAIASYNSTGALLRRKRTHHHHHHHIHAGHYDQGDVGLPKRFDNALYRAVGFLDSNTCVSRLVCEVVARRGAHSFIGTTVGSIFAGLSHAPPSSPAHALWRAAAIGKHGWLPVCSSAFPQCSSPLSTVFSILNVIG from the exons ATGATTCGCGCGGCCCGTCAGTCTGCCATGCCTTGCTGCTTGTTTCGTGCGGCGACGTTGATAGTCATCGCGTTCCTTCACCTGGGCGCAGCAGCCTCGGTCGCCCGTCCAGCCGCCAAGGGCAGTGGAAGCACTCCTGTTTTCGACGCTGCCACGGACGCTGACAACCACGTGTTTGCCAGAGACCCCAAGAGACCCGCCCGCAGCGGAGCCGATGGTCCTGAAGAATTCGCCGGCCAGGAGAGGCTCGCCAGTTACACTTCCGCCATCGCCTCTTACAACTCAACCGGAGCTCTG CTACGGCGCAAGCGAacccaccatcaccaccaccatcacatCCACGCCGGCCACTACGACCAAGGTGACGTCGGTTTGCCCAAGCGGTTCGACAACGCCCTGTACAGGGCCGTCGGCTTCCTAGACTCCAACACCTGCGTGTCGAGGCTCGTGTGCGAGGTTGTGGCCCGCCGCGGGGCGCACAGCTTCATCGGCACAACCGTGGGAAGCATATTCGCGGGACTGTCGCACGCGCCCCCGTCGAGTCCCGCCCACGCTCTCTGGCGCGCCGCAGCCATCGGCAAGCACGGCTGGCTGCCCGTGTGCTCTAGCGCGTTTCCCCAGTGCTCGTCCCCCTTGTCTACCGTCTTTTCGATACTCAACGTCATTGGATAA